GAAAGAACTGAGTATTAAACTCTCCCGAGATTGTATAGTACCAGTTAGAAGCCGCTTTTATACCTAGTTTACTTGACAAACGCAAAAGGTCAGTGTTTATTCTGTACTGGCGAATTGTATCCGAGCTCACGGTATTGAATCCGATTTTTGCTTCGAACATATTATCAAACTGAATCTTTTGCTGATCGTTATAGTTGGCATTCAGCTGAAGATTCATTAATGCGGTATTTGTACTTTCACCTCCATTATACCAGTTCTTTGAAATAAAGTTCTGAGTAAACTGCAAAGATCCGTTTCCGCTTCTATACCAGAAATTAGGTTTCTGTATAGTAACCTGCACTTTACTTACGTTATTATTCATCGGCTCTGGCTTAAATAGATTAACCACAGATGTTTTAGGTCTTAGCTGATCTTCATCAGTTATCCTGAAAATGTTTTGTTTGGTGATGTTATCTTCCCAGTTTACAACAAGATCGGGGTTTGATAGATAAACAGACAGCAAAGCTTTGTTTACCACCTTATTTACTCTCTTTGTCTCAGTAAATGGGCTATAATCTATTGGGAACAAAGAATCAACAGGATATCCTTGCTCTTTGAAGCCCATAGGCTTCCACTCAGGATTAAAAGCATCTACCACTGGAGCATAATAATATGCCAAAGGAACAAACAGTCTGTAAAATTTAGGATTTAATTCAATGTATCTTTCGGGAACTGAATCATTGTTTAAAGAATCTAATACCCCAAGATGCTTGTTATACAATGCAGTTAGCGAATCACTGTACTTTTTCAGGAAAGGAGATTGTATTGTATCCTGGTTTAGCTTG
This sequence is a window from uncultured Bacteroides sp.. Protein-coding genes within it:
- a CDS encoding DUF3078 domain-containing protein; translated protein: MKKEITLFTLLFFSLSLFANKKGHQAALDKLNQDTIQSPFLKKYSDSLTALYNKHLGVLDSLNNDSVPERYIELNPKFYRLFVPLAYYYAPVVDAFNPEWKPMGFKEQGYPVDSLFPIDYSPFTETKRVNKVVNKALLSVYLSNPDLVVNWEDNITKQNIFRITDEDQLRPKTSVVNLFKPEPMNNNVSKVQVTIQKPNFWYRSGNGSLQFTQNFISKNWYNGGESTNTALMNLQLNANYNDQQKIQFDNMFEAKIGFNTVSSDTIRQYRINTDLLRLSSKLGIKAASNWYYTISGEFNTQFFHNYKANSNQPVSAFMAPANLIFSVGMDYKLNRKNLTLSVFISPGAYNMRYVGVKEVDETQFGLKQGESFLHDIGSKFQSNLKWTIVPSVVWESRLYYFTSYKKVEAEWENTFNFVLNRYLSTKLFFHGRFDDGVTRKTDASYFQFKELLSFGINYTW